The genomic interval AATGACACTTCCCAGGTAGTCGCCGCCGGATTTATATTCAGTGAAGAAGCCGGCAGAATTGCCGCCATGATAAAACTGGCCCGCAATGTTCTCATGGCGCCGGTTATTCTAATTGTGGGTTATTTTTACGGCAAAAGACAGAAAGAGAAAAAGGGAAAGATAAATATACTCGAGATCTTTCCCGCCTTTATACTGGGATTTTTGTTTTTAATTATCCTGAACAGTCTGGGAATTATCACGGAAAATATGGAGCCCGTGTTTGATCAAACCTCTCAATTTTTGATCCTGCTCGCTTTAGCTGGAATAGGTCTTGAGGTTAAATTTAAGGATTTAAAAAAGGTCGGGGTTAAGCCCTTCATAGTCGGCTTCAGCGTGGCAATTTCCATGGCGGCGGTCAGTATATTGATCAGCGGTACGATATTTTGAAATTTGGAATCAGACTGCAGATTTTCTGCTGAAAAATGCATATCCTGTTAAAATTAATTATTTTGTTGGATTTGCTTTTTGCACGCTGAGAAAATACTATGAAAACCAGCCATATCGGGACCGGATTCTACATATCGAGGAGGGAAGATAATGCTGGATAATTTTTTCATTCAAAGTGCCCGGGGAAGTTAAATTCGCGAGCATTGAAATATTGCCCCGAATTATAGAGGAGAAGGATCTAAAAAAACCACTGCTGGTTTCGGATGAAGGCTTAAAAGAAGTGGGGCTGGTAAAAAGGGCAGAGGATATTTTAAACGATGAGGATATTGAGTTTAGAACATTTTTAGATGTGCAGCCGAACCCTTCGATCGAAAACGTCGAGGATGGATACAGCCGGTTTGAGGAATATGACTGTGATTCAGTTATCTGTCTGGGAGGAGGAAGTCCGATAGATGCTGCCAAATCAATTGCGATTCTCGCCGCCAATGATGGTGATATAATCGATTATGAAGGCGTGCACGCGGTTGAGAACTCACCGGTTCCGATAATAGCGGCTCCCACAACAGCAGGGACCGGCAGCGAGGTCACCCCGGTTTCTGTTATAACCGATGAGGAGAATAATTTTAAATTCACAATATACAGCCATAAAATAATCCCGGAAGTTTCGCTGCTCGATCCGGATTTAATCACCAGCCTGCCGGCCGATATAGCTGCCTCTACCGGCATGGATGCGCTGACTCATGCCGTCGAGGCCTATCTATCAAAAGTTACAAATCCATTTGCCGACGCTTTAGCGGAAAAAGCGATGGAACTGATAGGAAAAAATGTGAGGAAGTTTGTCGCGGACAGGAAAGATAATGAAGCAGCCTCCAGTATGCTGCTGGGGAGCATGTTCGCAGGTCTGGCCTTTTCCTGGGGCAGGCTGGGTAATGTCCATGCCATGGCTGAACCCCTGGGAGTATATTTTGATATTCCTCACGGAACAGCAAACGCTGTGCTGCTGCCGGTCGTGCTGGATTATAACGCCCTGGCAGATAAGGGAAAATACAGGAGAATATATAATTATATCAGCAGAAAAGAGGCGGAGGGATTTTCACCCGGGCTTTTAGCAGAAAAAGTATATGAGCTAAATGAGAAACTGGGAAATCCCGGCTCTTTATCGGAGCTGGATGTTGACCCTGATTGTATTCCCGAGATGGCAGAAGATGCCATGAAAAGCGGGAACGTGAAGATCAATCCCCGGCAGACAGACTTTGATGATATATGTCGGTTATATCAAAAGGCACTTTGAAAAATTCCTCCCGGGAAGCATCGCAGACAAATAGCTGGAGATTGTGACGGGTCTGTACCTCCTGAGCCGGGGACACTATTTTTTGGCCCTGGACTTAACCTGAATTTCGAAAAATTTCGAGTATCACTTTGCTTTATATCTTCCAGCCATTATTGTCATGATAGTGATCTTTTACGATATCCATCTCCGGCGGCAGACCTGCATAAAAAAAGGGCAGGCTTTAAATATATCCCTTTTTTTCAAGATGGCTGCGAGCTGCCTTTTGGTCCTCCCTGGCTACCATGACCACCGGGCCCGAACAGCCCATGCCGGTCTCGGCATAGATATCCTCCTGCCAGAGAGACTGGCGGGCCTTTTCTATATCGAGAACATCGAGGCCGGCGATCTCGGCATCCGTGTTCTTTTCGGGCGGCGCGGAGATATCTTCATCGCCGGCGGTTTTTTCATCCCTGTCTTCAGCTAAAATATCTTCCAGGCCGGCCGTGCGAGCTTCCTGCAGCACTTTTTCATATTTCTCAAGCAAATTTCCCCGTTTTGCTTCTGCTATATATTTTATGGCGCCGGAGATAACCGCAGCTCCGGAAGCGCGGGAGATGATACCGATTATCCCGTCCTGACCTTCGCCTATGCCCGGACCGTAGCCAAAGCCGACTACTTCGCGGTTTCCTCCGCCCTCCCGCGCGGAGAAAAGCTTCATCAATAGATTGCCGGTCAGAGTATCGCAGACCATGACATCGCAGCTGCCCAGCAGCAGATCGTTGCCCCGCATAACGCGGCCGCCGTCGCCGCGCGCCGATTCTGCAAATTTTATCCCCAGGCCGTTTTCCTGCAACTCGAGCAGTTTCTGCTCGGTCTTCCGGGCTCCTTCCACATTCAAAATACCCAGTTCAGGCTCATCTATGCCTAAAGCCCCGGCGGAGGCCAGCCCTGCCAGAGCATTTTTAACCATGGCTTCAACCCGGTCGGAGGCGCTGGAACCGGTGGTGGTGGCGATGAGCATCTCCTGACCGCTGCAGGGAGCGATCACCCGGCCCACTGTGGCCGTGCCCAGGGGGAAACTGTAATGGAGGGTGACAGCACAGTCTATCTCGCCGGTTTCTAAAAGCTTCTCCATCCTGGTGTGGGCGCTTTCTAAATCCTGACAGCTGTGGTGTTCTATCCCTGCCGGTTTCTCCCGCCCTATTAAAACCGGCTCTATATAATCAACTTTCTGATCGGCCAGTCGGGCCCCTTTGAGCAGTTCTTTTTCCCCGTGTTCGCTGCCGGGGGTTGTCAGCCCGACCCGTATTTTCTCTTTGCAGTCGCCCTTTTCCAGTCCATCAGCTATTTCCAGCAGTGCCTCTGCCACTTTTTCCTTATTTTCCATCATTACCACCTCTTCCCTGAGAAAAATTCATTTTATCACTCGCTCTCCTGGCGGAGCCGCTCGCCTATATCTCTCATAGATTGAGCTATTATATTTTTGATCTCCTCTTTATCGATCTCACCTCCGGCTTCAGGTCCTCCATCATCGTCGATCTCGCCGGAGTTTCTCTCCAGCAGAAAGGAAATCCCGTCGAATTGATTGGTTATTCGGCCCAAAAAGAGGCTGCCCTTGCCGATGATCAGCGCTCTTTCCAGCTCTCCTTTCTCCATCATCTCTGCCGCCGGACCGATAAAGGGAACCCCGGAGGGAATATGACCCTGAGTGGGAGCAAATCCCGGCATTCCGTGTTCATCGACGAAATTCATCATCTCCTGCTTTTCGAGATCGCCGCGCTTTACGCCCAGAGCGGCTATCATTTTGTAGTTCGACTCGGGCACGTTGCCGGCGCCGGCAGGCTCGGTTACCTCAGGGTTTTGCATCTCGACAGAATATTTATCGACGTCGGTAAGGGAGAGGTCGGCCCGATCGAGAGCATCGGTGACCAGCGCGCTGATGACAGCCTGAGGAGAGGAACCTCTGCCGACTGTGTGCCTGCCGGTTATATCGGTACGCAGCACCGGGCTTTCACCGTCATCGCTGCTTACGGAAAAGGCAAAACCGCCCAGAGTATCTTCCAGTACGGGCATATCTTCCTCCAGGTGTGCTTCTCCGTTCATGCCCAGCTTGGCCACAGCTCCTCCTGCCACCACGGCCACCCTATCATAGATATCGGCTTCTACCAGAGCGGCTGCCTGCATCAGAGCATGAGCAGGAGCAGCACAGAAACCGCGCACATCGCTGCCGCTGGCGTTCATGCAGCCGGCTTTTTCGGCTATCGCCTTGGCGAAGTTGCCGCCGCCGCGCTGATTCATGTCTCCGCAGGCTTCCTCCGAACATTCGATGACATAATCTATCCCGTCCAAATCCAGGCCGCCGGCAGCCAGGTGTTTCATGGCCAGAACTCCGCTGGCCTTGGCGGCGATGTTTTCCAGCATGACATGGGCGGAAAGATTTTTATCCTCGCCGTGAGCCTCTTTCACACAGCCGATCAGCTCCCCCTGCCAGCGAAGCGGTTCAGCCCTGCCATCCTCGATAAGCTCTTCGATCTCTGCCAGTCCGGAGCTCTCAGGCTCGAAATCCATATTCTTGAGGACGGGATGGTCCTCGATTTTAGACTCGATTTTGCGGCAGAAATTCTCGGCCAGCAAAACCAGATCAAAAACATCGACCGCCTGCATGAGAGCGTAAAATTCGTCTTCGGGCATTATCTCTCCCCGGGAGCTGAATCGGCCGCCCTGCTCACCGGTAAGCAGATTATCCTGCTCGTACCAGGGAGTCTCGATCTCCTCCAGCTCCTCCGGCAGAATGCCGCCGATATAGGCCTGGTTGGGTGCGTAACGTCTGCACTCCTCAAAATCGCGCAGATAGTTATCGAGCTTATCGAGATAATCCTGTCTGCCGTTCTTGCGGGCTTCAGTCTGAGTTGTTCCGCCTGCCTTAAGAATATTCGGCGTATGGGCCAGCACATAGCTGCTGCCGTCTATCACAGCTTTGCTCATTTACAATCACCTCCCCGATCACAGATATTTCTGCAGCGCATCTTCAACCTCATCTATGGTCAGATCATCTCCGGTCAAATGTTCTTTTTTCTCGCCATCCTCGTAAATTACAATAGAGGGCAGGCCCATGACCTGCTGACCCAGGGCCAGCCTTCTGTTCCCCTGGATATCGAGCGTGGCGAACCTGGCTTCCTCCTCATATTTCTCGGCCAGTTCTTCAAAATCAGGGGCCAGCTCCTTGCAGGGCTCACAGCTTTCGCTCCAAAAATCCACCACGGCCAAACCTTCAGCTTCTAAAATTTCAGTTTCGAAATTGTCTCCATCCAGTTCCAGCATCTTTTTATACCTCCCTATCCTCATAAGATAACAGGAAAAACCTAAAAATTTTACAGTTCCAGTGTTTTCCTTTCACCTTTTGCTTTTTAGCAGATCGCCTCTCAGGCCAGAAGACCTTCCAGATCCTTCGCTGTGGGACGTATAATTCTTTCTTTTTCTTCTCCACCAGCTATGGTTATCACTGTCGGGATCTCTTCCACGCCATAACGGTCGGGGATGAAATCGTTGCCGTAGGCATCTATCCTGACCAGCTCTTTATCTGTTTTTTCCTCGATTTCCAGCTCTTCCAGCAGCCGCATCGCTTCCAGACTGTCGTCATCGGTGGGGCTCCAGAAGAAAACGATCACCTCAGATTCGGTATCCAGCACGTTTTCACGCCAGTGTTCTGTCGCCTCCAGATATTTCTGGCACTCGACTGCGGCTGTGGCCCCGTCTCCGGCAGCGGTGATAACCTGGCGTACGGGCTTCTGGCGGACATCCCCGGCAGCATAGACTCCCGGCACATTTGTCCGCATACCCTCATCGGTGACTATATAACCGGATTGATCGAGTTCTACGCCGGTATCCTCCAGAATTTCGGTGCTCGGTTCCCGGCCTACAAAGATAAAAATACCGTCATAATCGAGTTTTTGCAGCTCTCCGGTTCTGATATTTTCCACCACAGCCTTATCCACCATCTGATCGCCCTCTATGCGTTTGAGGGTGGAATTCCAGACGAAGTCGATTTTATCGTTTTCATAGGCTCTTTCCTGAAACAGACTGTCGGCATCCATTTTTCCTTCCTCGTGGATAACAACAAGAGTCACCCGGCGGGCGAAATTGGTCAGATAAATAGCCTCTTCCACGGCCGAGTTGCCGTTGCCGACAACCATCACATCGAGATCGACAAAAAATTCGGCATCGCAGGTGGCGCAGTAGGAGACACCGCGTCCCTGCAGCTCTTTCTCGCCCGGTATGTCCAGTTTTCTGGGTTCTGCGCCGGTGGCGATTAATATGCTGCGGGTATGATAGGTTTTGCCGTCTTTGGTCATCACTTTTTTAGGAGAACTCTCCAGATCCAGCCTCTGAACTTCACCATCGGCGGTCAAAGCGCCAAATTTTCGGGCGTGTTCTTTGAAATTTTTGGCCAGTTCCGGGGCCGTGATATCCGTAAAACCCGGATAATTTTCCATCTCCTCATAATCGGTCAGCTGTCCGCCGGCGCTGTCGCTTTCTAAAACCAGCGTCTTTAACTTCGAGCGCGCGGCATACACCGCCGCGGAAAGCCCGGCCGGACCGCCGCCTGCTATCACCAGATCATAAATTTTATCCAAGGCAGCCAGCTCCTTTCCTGATCGACCATTATTTTTTTAATTGTATTTAAGAAAGTGATTTAGTGCACAACTTTATCTATATTAAAACAGAATTTTTGACCGCTGTCAAACACTCAATCCCGGCTAAAATGCCCTTTTTTCTCCTTTTCAGCAGCAATATCGCCCAATATCGACTCGAAAGCGGCCTATTTATAGTTTTATCAGGGCAAAAGTTCTACTTGACAGACTTAAATTTTTTATTTATAATTAAACACGAAATGACTTTGTGAGAAATTTATTAAACCGAGGTGGTCCCGAAGTATACTGCGGGAAACAGAAAAATGGATAATGCGGATGGTTGAAGGAGATGGGAGAGTGCCGCCTCTGGCGGCCGCCGAAGGGGTAAGCCGGCTGTTTTTCTCGACGGTCGGTGAAACTCTCAGGCAGCAGGACCATTTCCGGACATCTCTCTGGAGAAGAAAATTTCCGAAGGGGCAGCCCGCCGGACAGCTAATTTTGCCGTATCAAGCCGACCGGCCGGGTAATCTCTCAGGTGATCTGACAGAGCAGCGATGAGGGTGAATTTCTCTCATTGCTGCTTTTTTTATCTCACAGCTTAAGCCATGTCCGAAGCTTTCAATAACGAGGGGGGATTGCAGATATGAAGCTGGAACTGGGAAGAATAAAGATAGAAGAGGTCGAGCTGGGTTCAGAAAACGGAATCGAGGACGGCAAACTTTCTATCGATGAGGATGAGCTGGTTCAGCTCATCTGTGAGGACAGCCGGATAAAATCGGTCGAGCTGACCCTGGCCAGACCGGGAGAGAGCACCAGAATCATTCCGGTCAAAGACGTCATCGAGCCTCGCTGCAAGGTAGAGGGCGGCGAAGTATTTCCCGGCTTTGTCGGTGAAAATCAGGTGATGGGCAGCGGCCGCACGCTGGTTTTGGAAAATACCGCGGTGGTGACGACCGGCGATATCGTCGGCTATCAGGAGGGCACG from Halarsenatibacter silvermanii carries:
- a CDS encoding iron-containing alcohol dehydrogenase, with product MPGEVKFASIEILPRIIEEKDLKKPLLVSDEGLKEVGLVKRAEDILNDEDIEFRTFLDVQPNPSIENVEDGYSRFEEYDCDSVICLGGGSPIDAAKSIAILAANDGDIIDYEGVHAVENSPVPIIAAPTTAGTGSEVTPVSVITDEENNFKFTIYSHKIIPEVSLLDPDLITSLPADIAASTGMDALTHAVEAYLSKVTNPFADALAEKAMELIGKNVRKFVADRKDNEAASSMLLGSMFAGLAFSWGRLGNVHAMAEPLGVYFDIPHGTANAVLLPVVLDYNALADKGKYRRIYNYISRKEAEGFSPGLLAEKVYELNEKLGNPGSLSELDVDPDCIPEMAEDAMKSGNVKINPRQTDFDDICRLYQKAL
- the grdD gene encoding glycine/sarcosine/betaine reductase complex component C subunit alpha — its product is MENKEKVAEALLEIADGLEKGDCKEKIRVGLTTPGSEHGEKELLKGARLADQKVDYIEPVLIGREKPAGIEHHSCQDLESAHTRMEKLLETGEIDCAVTLHYSFPLGTATVGRVIAPCSGQEMLIATTTGSSASDRVEAMVKNALAGLASAGALGIDEPELGILNVEGARKTEQKLLELQENGLGIKFAESARGDGGRVMRGNDLLLGSCDVMVCDTLTGNLLMKLFSAREGGGNREVVGFGYGPGIGEGQDGIIGIISRASGAAVISGAIKYIAEAKRGNLLEKYEKVLQEARTAGLEDILAEDRDEKTAGDEDISAPPEKNTDAEIAGLDVLDIEKARQSLWQEDIYAETGMGCSGPVVMVAREDQKAARSHLEKKGYI
- the grdC gene encoding glycine/sarcosine/betaine reductase complex component C subunit beta, encoding MSKAVIDGSSYVLAHTPNILKAGGTTQTEARKNGRQDYLDKLDNYLRDFEECRRYAPNQAYIGGILPEELEEIETPWYEQDNLLTGEQGGRFSSRGEIMPEDEFYALMQAVDVFDLVLLAENFCRKIESKIEDHPVLKNMDFEPESSGLAEIEELIEDGRAEPLRWQGELIGCVKEAHGEDKNLSAHVMLENIAAKASGVLAMKHLAAGGLDLDGIDYVIECSEEACGDMNQRGGGNFAKAIAEKAGCMNASGSDVRGFCAAPAHALMQAAALVEADIYDRVAVVAGGAVAKLGMNGEAHLEEDMPVLEDTLGGFAFSVSSDDGESPVLRTDITGRHTVGRGSSPQAVISALVTDALDRADLSLTDVDKYSVEMQNPEVTEPAGAGNVPESNYKMIAALGVKRGDLEKQEMMNFVDEHGMPGFAPTQGHIPSGVPFIGPAAEMMEKGELERALIIGKGSLFLGRITNQFDGISFLLERNSGEIDDDGGPEAGGEIDKEEIKNIIAQSMRDIGERLRQESE
- the trxA gene encoding thioredoxin TrxA yields the protein MLELDGDNFETEILEAEGLAVVDFWSESCEPCKELAPDFEELAEKYEEEARFATLDIQGNRRLALGQQVMGLPSIVIYEDGEKKEHLTGDDLTIDEVEDALQKYL
- the trxB gene encoding thioredoxin-disulfide reductase encodes the protein MDKIYDLVIAGGGPAGLSAAVYAARSKLKTLVLESDSAGGQLTDYEEMENYPGFTDITAPELAKNFKEHARKFGALTADGEVQRLDLESSPKKVMTKDGKTYHTRSILIATGAEPRKLDIPGEKELQGRGVSYCATCDAEFFVDLDVMVVGNGNSAVEEAIYLTNFARRVTLVVIHEEGKMDADSLFQERAYENDKIDFVWNSTLKRIEGDQMVDKAVVENIRTGELQKLDYDGIFIFVGREPSTEILEDTGVELDQSGYIVTDEGMRTNVPGVYAAGDVRQKPVRQVITAAGDGATAAVECQKYLEATEHWRENVLDTESEVIVFFWSPTDDDSLEAMRLLEELEIEEKTDKELVRIDAYGNDFIPDRYGVEEIPTVITIAGGEEKERIIRPTAKDLEGLLA